From the Planktothricoides raciborskii GIHE-MW2 genome, the window ATTTCAGTTTTGATTCGTTGAAAGCCTTTATTCATCTTCTTCCCAGGTTTCGACAGCCAGTAATTCGCTAATCGGATCTCTCATTGTGAAGTCAAATTCTTCGAGTTCTTTTTTCCAGTGAGACCAATCGTCACGATACAGAAAGGCAATTTTCCACAGGCTATCGGATGGTTTGATAACGTTGGATTCTACTAACGATCGCACCTGACGTTGAAACTTCACCATCGGGTGAGCAACCTTCTGGATCATAATACCTCAATTTAATTTTGTGAATCTTCATGTCAACAATCGCTTCCCCACCTTCGTTTTTGCATATTCGTAGATGGTTTACAGACGGGAAGCTTATTTTTTTATCCTACCGTTCGGTAGATTTAGGAAATTTGTTGATGGTGTACTAACCATCTGACATCTAGTTTTCACTAGGTGCCTAGCCACATCCGGATTAATCAACCTCACGTCCGCTAATTTTGACCGGGTTGATTAAAGCTAATTAAGCTTTAAGGATGGGTTGAGATTTTGATTGAGCGTTTCATCACTGTCATCTCTATAAGGTTACGGCTCGCGCCTATTAGCCTGTATTCCTTTTTGGATCTGAAACAATTTTTGATTGGTACGAACGCCCCAATCTCTGAAATATATATTACCACTTCTCCGGGAAAGCGATCGCTTTTTTGGGGGAAATTTATATTTAAAATTTTAATATTTCTTAAAGAATCTATAATTTTCTCAATTATCAGCTATCAACTATCAGTTATCGACTATTATTTATTGGTTATTGGTTGGTTAAGGGAACGGGGTGTGGAGTGTGCGGAAGTGGGGGAGCGGATGGTGCGGATGGTGCGGGGGCGATGAGGATATGAGGAGATGAGGGGCAAAGGAGATGAGATGTAGGGGCGCGGCGGCTTGCGCCCATGCTCTCCCCCGCACCCCCAGGGCAGGCGTGGCGCACTCCTGCTCGATTGGCGGAACCTCTGCTCCTCTGCTCCCCGTTTCCCGTTCCCCGTTCCCCAGCCAACAACCAACAACCATCAACCATCAACCATCAATTAAGCCCTAACAACAGTTGCACGTTTTGGGCTGCATATCCTACCTCTAGTTCTGGTTCCCCTTGCAGGAGAGTTTGAATTTGGGTCAAATATTCGGTAATTCTGCTTTCACTTCTAAAGGTTCGCCGCAGTCGATCTTGAATCGGCGTGAGAATATCAGTGATTTGATCGGCTTTCACGGCGGCTGGGGCTTGAGGCTGAACGAGGACATGACTCCGCAACAGAACTAATTTCTCGGTTTTTTTGGTGCGGAACACTTCCCGAATTTCGGCGGATACTTGGTCAATAATTTGGCTGGTGACATATTCCATTAATAAAGGTTGAAGGGAAAACACCGCTTCCTCGCGATCGGGATGTTTTTCAATGAGCGATCGCTGTCCCAGGGAAGCGACTGCTTCGAGTAATTCCCGTTGGGACACTGGCAGGATCATATTTTCCCGCAGTTTGGCCAAAGAAACGGGCTGACGTTCAATGGCTAACCATTGCAGAATTTCCTTTTCTAAAAGAGAGAGGCGATCGCACTGTGTCGCTACTAAACCGCTAATCTGCCCAAAGACCAGGGTATTGTGTTTGAGAAATTCCGCAACCTGACCGCCAAATAAATCTTGAATGGTGGTGGCCACAATTTTCAGCGCCAGAGGGTTGCCTCGATACAGGGAAATCAGAGAATCCCATTTTCCTGGTTCGGCCAGACTTTTTTCTTGGAAAATTTTCCGGGCTTGGGGGGTTTGTAAGTCTGACAAAGCCAGCGATCGCCCCGGCATGGTTTTGCCTTCCAATAGAGCAATTTCCTTGGGTTTTTCCTGACTGGTAATCAGCAGACAGCTTTTATGGGGTTCTTCCCCCAGACGGCGAAAAAACTCACCATACTCCTGATATCCAGGGGCATATTGTGCCGCCAAAGAGCCACTTTGCAGAATCGTTTCCGCACTATCAAGCACTAACAGACAGCGATATTTGCGGAGATAGGCCACAAGAAAGCTAATTTTATCGTTAATTTCAGTGAGGGGATAGTTAAAAGGTCGGCGATAGAGAAATTTCAGCAGATTATCTAATAAATCTTGCAACGAAGGGGCATGACGGAGCGATCGCCAAATCAAATAATCAAAATGATCCTTAAGTTGGTGGGCTAACTTCACCGATAAAGCGGTTTTGCCAATTCCTGCCATGCCAACCAAGGCCACCACACGGCATTCTTGAGACAAAATCCAATCTTCTAAAGTCCCCAATTCCTCAGTCCGACCATAAAAAATTGACACATCTGGGGCTTCCCCCCAATCTTGCCGAGGTTTCGTCGTATCTTCCATCAACAAAGAAAGCTCATCCCCAGAAGTTTGCATTACCATAAGGGCTTGATGGTCTTGATACTGGGTGACTAAAATCTGTTGCAACTTAGCCATTTTTCCCGGACCTGCCCCACCAATATGAAATTTCTTATATACCTCGCCCAAGCGTTTGCGTACTGCTTCGGCGCGGATCTCTAAGTTAGTGGCGATCGCCGTAATCGTTTCACCAGCCAAAGCATGAGACAGCACCTCTAACTCTGACTCCGACACACTGTGTTCAGCCGCCACAGCTTTGAGAAAATCTTGAGGAATCACAGCAGTTCTCTACTTACTTAATGTATTTGGTACGAATAATGTTTCGGCAGGGATAGGCAGACCGCCAATATATCACCTGTACCGAGAATATGTGAGTTCTAATTTCTCTCCCATTACATTACCTCACTTTTGTCATCGCCGCTAATTTTCTAAACTACGGACTGCTTAATCTCACATTTCCCAGTGAGATCAAGTCTCAGGCAAATTTTCCAGAAACCCACCACACCGGCTAATTAGTGCATTCCTGCCTCAACAAGTCTTCAACGCGATCGCAGACAGATTAACCGCCCAAACTCACATCAGCATCCAGCATATATGATCCCAATTCCGCCCCGAATCGCGCTCAATTTCCCCGCCATTTTCTCACTTATCCTTATCTTCTATGCGCTGCCCATCTTCTATCCGCTGCCTCTAAACGCTTTCCCAGAATTACTACATCTCTTTCCACCCCATCCAACTCTGCCACCTGGGGTAAATGACCCCAACGTTCAAAGCCGAATTTCTCAAACAACCTCAAAGAAGCTTGATTATGACCAAAAATAAACCCTAATAAAGTTTTCAACCCCAGTTGAGGAGATTGGCTAATCCCATAAGCGAGTAATTCCTGACCAATGCCTTGATGTTGCGCTTCAGCAACCACATAAATACTGACTTCTGCGGTTGGGTGAAAAGCCGGTCTACCATAAAATGCTTGAAAACTCAGCCAACCAATGACTAGATCGTGCTTCACTTTTACGAAAATCGGATATTTCTGAGGATTATGCGCCAAAAACCAATCTCGACGGGATGCAACGGATACGGGAGTGAGATCCGCTGTGGCCATTCTTTCGGGAATACTGGCATTATAAATGTTCACAATTGTGGGTAAATCGGATTCTGTTGCTAATCTGATGGTCATAAACTGCCGTCCGGGTTTAAGTCGGTGATTACCATATCAGAAGTGAGGGCTATTTCAAATCCAGACCAACAGGAAATCAATTGCCTCCCTAATTGCCTCTTGCCGCCCTTAACACTGATAATCCACGCTTATGACACTGATTAAAATAAATATTTGTTAAACCCCTTTACAAAGCTTAACAATCCGGTTAATCTATAAACATCATCCGAACATTGAAAACTACATAGCACTCATAAAGCAAATGACTACTACTCTCCAACAACGCGAAAGCGCTTCTCTGTGGCAGCGCTTCTGCTCCTGGGTCACAAGCACCGACAACCGCCTGTATGTAGGCTGGTTCGGCGTCCTGATGATCCCCACCCTTTTGACCGCAACCATCTGCTACATCATTGCTTTCGTCGCTGCTCCTCCAGTGGACATTGACGGGATCCGCGAACCCGTGGCTGGTTCCTTACTGTTAGGCAACAACATCATCTCTGGTGCCGTTGTTCCTTCCAGCAATGCGATCGGTCTGCACTTCTACCCCATTTGGGAAGCTGCTTCTCTCGATGAGTGGCTGTACAATGGTGGCCCATACCAGTTAGTGATTTTCCACTTCCTGATCGGCATCTTCTGCTACATGGGTCGTGAGTGGGAATTATCCTACCGCTTGGGTATGCGTCCTTGGATCTGCGTCGCTTACAGCGCTCCTGTGGCTGCTGCCAGCGCCGTGTTCCTGATCTACCCCATCGGTCAAGGTTCTTTCTCCGATGGTATGCCTCTGGGTATCTCTGGAACCTTCAACTTTATGTTGGTATTCCAAGCTGAACACAACATCCTGATGCACCCCTTCCATATGTTAGGTGTGGCCGGTGTGTTCGGTGGCGCTCTGTTCTCCGCTATGCACGGTTCTTTGGTGACTTCTTCCTTGGTTCGTGAAACCACCGAAGTTGAATCTCAAAACTATGGTTACAAGTTCGGTCAAGAAGAAGAAACCTACAACATCGTTGCCGCTCACGGTTACTTTGGTCGTTTGATCTTCCAATACGCTTCCTTCAACAACAGCCGCTCTCTGCACTTCTTCTTGGGTGCATGGCCTGTTATCGGTATCTGGTTCACCGCTCTGGGTGTGTCCACGATGGCCTTCAACCTGAACGGTTTCAACTTCAACCAATCCATTGTTGATTCTCAAGGTCGCGTCATCAATACCTGGGCTGATGTGATCAACCGCGCTAACTTGGGTATGGAAGTGATGCACGAGCGCAACGCTCACAACTTCCCCTTAGATTTGGCTGCTGGTGAAGCTGCTCCTGTGGCTTTGAGTGCTCCTCAAATCAATGGCTAATTCTTAGCTAACTAAATAAATAAAAAACGCTCTCCTGAAAAGGGGGGCGTTTTTTGTTGTTTAAATATTGTGAAGGGCTATTTTTACCACTTTCGACACGAAGAACACAAAGGAAATCAAGAATCATCTTTGTGTTCTTTGTGTCTTGGTGGTTATTAAAATTTCATAATGATTTGAGGATGTATTAAATACAGGATTTAGCAGAAAGCGCGATCGCCCTCCTGTGGTCACTTTTTCGACTAAGCCCCGTCTGCCTAAAGATTGCATGGCTTCGGTTAATTCTGATTTGGCAAATTCCCGTAATCCAGATGCTTGAGAAATATCTACCGATTCATATTCTGAAAACGTGGATATGACTTTTTTTTCTAACTCCGATAAACGGTCTAAGTGAGATTCGAGAATGGGGGATAAGTCGCCGATAAATATCTCCTCTTGGTCGGCTAAAAATAAGGAAACGCTACCATCAAATAGTTCTAATATCGTTGAGGCGATGATATTTAACCAGGTGGGATGACCTTGGTATAGGTTGATTAATTCTGGCCATTTTTCTGAGTCGGTTAATCCGTGTTCTTTCAAAATTTCCTCAGCATCCGCTGATAATCCTTTGAGGTTTAAAGTGCGGGTGGATTGTTTTTCGCCTTGTAAAGTGGCGATTTCTCTGGGTTTTTCCCAACTCAGGAGAATCACGGAACTTTGATGATGGTTTTTGGCGATTTGTTGCCAAAATTGGCCATAGTCTTTATGTTCGGTTAAGTATTGACCGGCAAGGAACCCGCTTTGAAAAAGATTTTGCAGGTCATCCAGTATGACTAAACAGCGCGAGTTACGAAAGTAATCAATTATTGTGGGTAATGGGGGATTTTGTGACTGGGCAAAAAATTGTTGTAGTTGGTTTTTTAGGCAGGAAAGGGTGGGAGTTTCTGTGAGACTTTTCCAAATAATATAGTCAAATTCAGGCTTGATTTGTTCGATGAGTTGCCTGGTTAGTAAGCTTTTGCCAATGCCACTTAATCCATAGATGGTGATTAAGCGGATCTGGTCTTTTAAGATCCACTGTTTGAGGGTATTTATTTCGGTGGTGCGGTTGTAAAATTCGCTGAGGTCTGGAGCGTCGGTTAAGTCAATAATGGGTGAGGAATTTTGGGTGGGGGAAGAGTTAGGAGAAGAGTCGGGGGAAGATTCAGGAGAAGAGGGCGATCGATCATCTTTTATCGTTTGTATGAATTCACCTCCAATATTCACATTATCAACTTGTACTAAACAGTGACCTGATTGAGAACATGGAGAAACCCTATTTCTTTTCTCTACCTTGGAACGAAAATTATATTTCTTCAGGTCTTCTCCTAACTCATCCCGCAGCTTATCCCATAACTTAGCGGCTTCTTTCTTAACGTGAGATACACGACAATTATTATATTCTTTAGCAATTTGAGCATATTTTTTTCCTGACCACACACCCTTGAGTATGGCTTCCTCTATCGGCTTGAGAGGTTCGCCTGTTTTCTCAAGGATCAGCTTTTCAGCCCACTCTAACACTTCTTCAATATTTTTCATCAGTAAAAATACAGAGACTTAATCTTAAATAAATAACTATATCCTACCAAATCCTACTTTGTCAATCATTGGAAACCAAATCCTACTAAATCTTACTAATTTTTTTCAGGTTACTTGGAAAATTTGGGTACTAAATTTAGTGTATTATATTTGTAAATTATACATATTACAAAAAAAAATTGGGGAAACGATCAAAAGCAGATTCAAGGAGCATAATTTTATGATTTTGATGATCATTAATCATCTGAAACATTTTATGCCTAGTCGCAGAGCACGTTTACATACTATTATTCATGTAGCAGCGACAGAAGCTACAGCCGTTGGGTTTGCCACTGCCCAAATTCCGGGAGACCGCTGGGTGATTGGTGCTGTTCAACTCAATATGAAAATTGAATTGGCGGCTGAGTTCGGAGAAAGTATCGATAAAGCTGCCGCTATGTCTCTAATAACTACAAATGTATCCGCTTTTATAGGAGTTGAGACATGTAATGCTATCATCAAATATGCTCCTGGAATAGGAAATGCAGCTAATATGGTTACTGCTGCTTCTGTGACTGAAACTCTTGGTTGGGCTGTTGTTGAATATTACGAAAAAAAAAAATAATGGCATTGCATTATTTTGAATTTCCCAGGCAAGAAGAAACCGGGTTTTTTTGAAAAAACCCGGTTTCTGTGTTTTTGGGGGCGCGATCGCGTCACTCCTACCCAGTAGCAGAATAATCCTGGAAAAAATCAGAGAATATTGATTGACAATTCCATTTGTGCAAAAGTCACAAAAAGAATTGGCATGAGATAGAGCCATCCTTGATTTCCAAAAACCCAAAGAAAACCATTGCGTGGCCATTGAGATTATGATCTATAAAATTAAGCTGTGGCAAATTCTCTCAAAGGTCGTTTACTGGGATGATGGAAACCTAAAACAATATCATACCATTTACAAAAATTAATCCAACAGCCCCTAACATTCTTAGGGTGGGCAAAAACTTTTACCCACCCTAACAAATATGATGGTGGATTTTTGCCCACCCTACAATATAAATACTTATTGTTGCATAAATTTTGGTAAACAATATCACTTTGAGGAATTCCCGCAAACAGTAAATCATCCACTATACAGAAATTGGTTAAATCTTGTTCCACCCACAGCTATCTTTAATTTTCAGATATTTGACTAAGC encodes:
- a CDS encoding DUF4327 family protein; protein product: MIQKVAHPMVKFQRQVRSLVESNVIKPSDSLWKIAFLYRDDWSHWKKELEEFDFTMRDPISELLAVETWEEDE
- a CDS encoding NB-ARC domain-containing protein, which encodes MIPQDFLKAVAAEHSVSESELEVLSHALAGETITAIATNLEIRAEAVRKRLGEVYKKFHIGGAGPGKMAKLQQILVTQYQDHQALMVMQTSGDELSLLMEDTTKPRQDWGEAPDVSIFYGRTEELGTLEDWILSQECRVVALVGMAGIGKTALSVKLAHQLKDHFDYLIWRSLRHAPSLQDLLDNLLKFLYRRPFNYPLTEINDKISFLVAYLRKYRCLLVLDSAETILQSGSLAAQYAPGYQEYGEFFRRLGEEPHKSCLLITSQEKPKEIALLEGKTMPGRSLALSDLQTPQARKIFQEKSLAEPGKWDSLISLYRGNPLALKIVATTIQDLFGGQVAEFLKHNTLVFGQISGLVATQCDRLSLLEKEILQWLAIERQPVSLAKLRENMILPVSQRELLEAVASLGQRSLIEKHPDREEAVFSLQPLLMEYVTSQIIDQVSAEIREVFRTKKTEKLVLLRSHVLVQPQAPAAVKADQITDILTPIQDRLRRTFRSESRITEYLTQIQTLLQGEPELEVGYAAQNVQLLLGLN
- a CDS encoding GNAT family N-acetyltransferase codes for the protein MTIRLATESDLPTIVNIYNASIPERMATADLTPVSVASRRDWFLAHNPQKYPIFVKVKHDLVIGWLSFQAFYGRPAFHPTAEVSIYVVAEAQHQGIGQELLAYGISQSPQLGLKTLLGFIFGHNQASLRLFEKFGFERWGHLPQVAELDGVERDVVILGKRLEAADRRWAAHRR
- the psbA gene encoding photosystem II q(b) protein; translation: MTTTLQQRESASLWQRFCSWVTSTDNRLYVGWFGVLMIPTLLTATICYIIAFVAAPPVDIDGIREPVAGSLLLGNNIISGAVVPSSNAIGLHFYPIWEAASLDEWLYNGGPYQLVIFHFLIGIFCYMGREWELSYRLGMRPWICVAYSAPVAAASAVFLIYPIGQGSFSDGMPLGISGTFNFMLVFQAEHNILMHPFHMLGVAGVFGGALFSAMHGSLVTSSLVRETTEVESQNYGYKFGQEEETYNIVAAHGYFGRLIFQYASFNNSRSLHFFLGAWPVIGIWFTALGVSTMAFNLNGFNFNQSIVDSQGRVINTWADVINRANLGMEVMHERNAHNFPLDLAAGEAAPVALSAPQING
- a CDS encoding ATP-binding protein; protein product: MKNIEEVLEWAEKLILEKTGEPLKPIEEAILKGVWSGKKYAQIAKEYNNCRVSHVKKEAAKLWDKLRDELGEDLKKYNFRSKVEKRNRVSPCSQSGHCLVQVDNVNIGGEFIQTIKDDRSPSSPESSPDSSPNSSPTQNSSPIIDLTDAPDLSEFYNRTTEINTLKQWILKDQIRLITIYGLSGIGKSLLTRQLIEQIKPEFDYIIWKSLTETPTLSCLKNQLQQFFAQSQNPPLPTIIDYFRNSRCLVILDDLQNLFQSGFLAGQYLTEHKDYGQFWQQIAKNHHQSSVILLSWEKPREIATLQGEKQSTRTLNLKGLSADAEEILKEHGLTDSEKWPELINLYQGHPTWLNIIASTILELFDGSVSLFLADQEEIFIGDLSPILESHLDRLSELEKKVISTFSEYESVDISQASGLREFAKSELTEAMQSLGRRGLVEKVTTGGRSRFLLNPVFNTSSNHYEILITTKTQRTQR